A window of the Ipomoea triloba cultivar NCNSP0323 chromosome 14, ASM357664v1 genome harbors these coding sequences:
- the LOC116003634 gene encoding auxin-binding protein T92, with product MSRRLVGVWSLAVVFFFSTVGASHCSIKGLPLIRNISELPQDNYGRPGLSHITLVGSVMHGMKEVEVWLQTFAPGSKTPIHRHSCEEVFVVLKGSGTLYLASNSHPKYPGNPQELPIFTNSTFHIPTNDAHQVWNTGESEDLQVLVIISRPPVKVFIYDDWLMPHTAARLKYPYYWDEECHQTTVKDEL from the exons ATGAGCCGGCGTTTAGTCGGAGTTTGGTCATTGGCggttgttttcttcttctcgaCCGTCGGAGCTTCGCACTGTTCAATCAAAG GATTACCGCTAATTAGGAATATCAGTGAGCTTCCACAAGATAACTATGGAAGGCCTGGTTTATCTCATATCACGCTTGTAGGTTCAGTAATGCATGGCATGAAAGAG GTAGAGGTATGGCTCCAAACATTTGCCCCAGGTTCAAAAACACCAATTCATAGACACTCTTGTGAGGAAGTCTTTGTTGTGCTGAAGGGGAGTGGTACCCTCTACCTTGCATCTAACTCACATCCAAAATACCCTGGGAACCCGCAGGAATTGCCTATCTTCACAAATAGCACTTTTCATATACCTACTAATGATGCTCATCAG GTATGGAACACTGGTGAATCAGAGGATTTACAAGTCTTGGTTATTATATCTCGCCCACCAGTGAAAGT GTTCATATATGACGACTGGCTCATGCCACACACGGCTGCTAGACTTAAGTACCCTTATTATTGGGATGAGGAGTGCCATCAGACTACAGTAAAAGATGAACTTTAA
- the LOC116003633 gene encoding probable galacturonosyltransferase-like 4: protein MASGSFSSCVPLLIGLLSLFLSFSFTFSSSSSSSATNLRLTIRKPAVPIFNEAPAFRNGDTCSLASSSADFIHVVMTLDANYIRGTMAAVFSILQHSTCPENVVFHFLWLRHDPDVFSSIQSTFPYLNFKVYRFDAARVRGLISKSIRQALDQPLNYARAYLVDILPADVKRVIYLDSDLVVVDDILKLWKVDLGGKVLAAPEYCHANFTSYFTAAFWSDPELAKAFEGRRPCYFNTGVMIMDVEKWRRGGYTQKVEDWMQVQKQKKIYHLGSLPPFLLVLAGNIMPVDHRWNQHGLGGDNLEGKCRSLHPGPISLLHWSGKGKPWLRLDSRRPCSVDHLWAPYDLYRTSRNSFVE, encoded by the exons ATGGCCTCCGGGAGCTTCTCTTCTTGTGTTCCACTCCTCATTGGCCTCCTGTCTCTCTTCCTCTCCTTCTCCTTcaccttctcctcctcctcctcctcctcggcCACCAATCTCCGCCTCACCATCCGCAAGCCCGCCGTCCCCATCTTCAACGAAGCTCCCGCTTTCCGCAATGGCGACACCTGTAGTCTTGCCTCCTCCTCCGCCGATTTCATCCACGTCGTCATGACCCTCGACGCCAACTACATCCGCGGCACCATGGCCGCCGTGTTCTCCATCCTCCAGCACTCCACCTGCCCCGAAAACGTCGTCTTCCATTTCCTCTGGCTCCGGCACGACCCCGACGTCTTCTCCAGCATCCAGTCCACGTTTCCCTATCTCAACTTCAAGGTTTACCGCTTCGACGCCGCCCGGGTCAGGGGCTTGATCTCTAAGTCTATCCGCCAGGCGCTGGACCAGCCCTTGAACTACGCCAGGGCCTATCTCGTCGACATTCTCCCCGCCGACGTCAAACGCGTCATTTATCTCGACTCCGATCTCGTCGTGGTGGACGACATCTTGAAGCTCTGGAag GTGGATTTGGGCGGCAAAGTGCTAGCGGCGCCGGAGTATTGCCACGCGAACTTCACCTCCTACTTCACGGCGGCGTTCTGGTCGGACCCGGAGCTAGCCAAGGCGTTCGAGGGGCGGCGCCCCTGCTACTTCAACACGGGCGTGATGATCATGGACGTGGAGAAATGGCGGCGAGGAGGGTACACCCAGAAAGTGGAGGACTGGATGCAAGTGCAGAAGCAGAAGAAGATCTACCATCTGGGCTCTTTGCCGCCGTTCTTGCTCGTCCTGGCCGGGAACATAATGCCGGTGGATCACCGGTGGAACCAGCACGGCCTCGGCGGCGACAACCTGGAAGGGAAATGCCGGAGCTTGCATCCCGGTCCGATTAGCTTACTCCATTGGAGCGGAAAGGGCAAGCCATGGCTGAGATTGGATTCAAGAAGGCCTTGCAGTGTTGATCATTTGTGGGCTCCTTATGATCTTTATCGCACCTCAAGGAATTCTTTCGTGGAATGa
- the LOC116003632 gene encoding RNA demethylase ALKBH10B-like, whose translation MPPAAGAVAQSNRVPLVPNVMASVVQPPPAMVSDSFAKDAVIAWFRGEFAAANAIIDALCNHLTQLEGGGGGSEYESVFAAIHHRRLNWIPILQMQKYYSIADVALELRKAAAKKADEREAAAAAAAAAAMADAKQSAAVMNVKISHASREEPVENSENGGGEVVYEDSIRDDSHGSPESEITDSGSQDVQPISEHFEFCSSHENCEARRSQFKMTKGFMGREPVKGHMVNVVRGLKLYEDIFTPIELSKLSDFVNELRVAGQNGELSGETFILYNQQIKGNKRELIQLGTPIFGNVKEDLACQKSSNEPIPAILEVVIDHLIQWHLISENRRPNGCIINFFDEGEYSQPFLKPPHLEQPVSTLLLSESTMAFGRTLACDSDGNYRGSLILSLKEGSLLVMRGNSADMARHAMCSSPNTRVSITFFKIRACVENTNSPAEVPPLTRAMTLWQPGIPSPYAPPPNGTPDYRTMDIIPRTVIRPPVVMLAPVHPVVLTPRKIPRGGTGVFLPWTVRSRKHVKHLPPRAQKRRFLALPSPDETQEADTTSETGVAKDA comes from the exons ATGCCGCCGGCAGCTGGCGCCGTAGCGCAGTCGAACCGGGTGCCGTTGGTGCCGAATGTGATGGCGTCGGTAGTGCAGCCGCCTCCGGCGATGGTGTCGGATTCCTTCGCGAAGGACGCCGTGATTGCTTGGTTCAGGGGGGAGTTCGCGGCGGCGAACGCCATCATCGACGCGCTGTGCAACCACTTGACGCAGCTGGAAGGAGGCGGAGGAGGATCGGAGTACGAATCGGTGTTCGCCGCCATCCACCACCGGAGGCTCAATTGGATCCCGATTCTCCAGATGCAGAAGTACTACTCCATTGCCGATGTCGCGCTCGAGCTCCGCAAAGCTGCCGCCAAAAAAGCCGACGAGCGCGAGGCTGCTGCCGCCGCGGCCGCGGCCGCGGCCATGGCCGATGCGAAACAGAGCGCCGCCGTTATGAACGTTAAGATTTCCCATGCTTCTCGGGAGGAGCCTGTTGAGAACAGCGAAAATGGTGGAGGTGAGGTTGTTTATGAAGATTCGATCAGAGACGATTCACATGGTTCTCCTGAAAGTGAGATCACCGATTCAG GATCTCAAGATGTGCAGCCTATCTCAGAGCACTTTGAGTTCTGTTCTAGCCATGAAAACTGTGAGGCACGCCGTTCCCAGTTCAAGATGACAAAGGGGTTCATGGGTAGGGAGCCAGTGAAAGGGCATATG GTGAATGTTGTTAGAGGTCTAAAGTTGTATGAAGACATTTTCACTCCAATTGAACTTTCTAAGTTAAGTGACTTTGTGAATGAACTCAGAGTCGCTGGTCAAAATGGAGAACTCTCAG GTGAAACTTTCATTTTGTACAACCAGCAAATTAAGGGCAACAAAAGAGAGTTGATTCAACTTGGAACCCCTATTTTCGGCAATGTAAAAGAGGATCTTGCATGTCAAAAGA GCAGTAATGAGCCCATTCCAGCCATCCTCGAAGTCGTCATTGATCACCTGATTCAGTGGCATTTAATCTCAGAAAACCGAAGACCAAATGGCTGTATCATCAACTTCTTTGATGAG GGGGAATATTCACAACCTTTTCTGAAACCACCTCATTTGGAACAGCCTGTCTCTACCCTTCTCCTCTCTGAATCAACAATGGCTTTTGGCAGAACTCTTGCATGTGACAGTGATGGGAACTACAGAGGCTCTCTCATACTCTCTCTTAAGGAAGG GTCCCTTTTAGTAATGAGGGGAAACAGTGCTGACATGGCAAGACATGCGATGTGCTCATCTCCCAACACAAGAGTGAGCATAACATTCTTCAAAATCAGGGCATGTGTGGAGAACACCAATTCCCCTGCAGAAGTTCCCCCATTGACCAGAGCCATGACACTATGGCAACCTGGGATTCCCTCACCATATGCACCACCTCCAAATGGCACCCCAGACTACAGAACAATGGACATTATCCCCAGGACCGTCATCCGCCCTCCGGTGGTCATGTTGGCTCCCGTTCACCCGGTGGTTCTCACCCCCCGAAAGATCCCTCGAGGCGGCACTGGCGTGTTCTTGCCGTGGACCGTTCGATCCAGGAAGCACGTTAAACATCTCCCTCCCCGTGCCCAAAAACGCCGCTTTCTGGCACTGCCTTCCCCAGATGAAACACAAGAAGCAGACACCACCTCTGAAACCGGTGTTGCCAAAGACGCATga